A genomic stretch from Rhodomicrobium vannielii ATCC 17100 includes:
- a CDS encoding peroxiredoxin codes for MLGIGDKLPSFEVTGVKPGFNYHEENGVSAFEALTETSFPGKWKVIFFYPKDFTFVCPTEIAEFARLSSEFADRDAIVLGGSSDNEFCKLAWRRDHKDLHNLNLWQFADTTGSLIDGLGVRSDAGVAYRYTFVVDPENVIQHVYANNLNVGRNPSDTLRVLDALQTDELCPCNRAVGGDTLKAA; via the coding sequence ATGTTGGGAATCGGCGACAAGCTGCCGTCTTTCGAGGTCACGGGTGTGAAGCCGGGCTTCAACTATCACGAAGAGAACGGTGTGAGCGCGTTCGAGGCGCTGACGGAAACCAGCTTCCCGGGCAAGTGGAAAGTCATCTTCTTCTATCCGAAGGATTTCACGTTCGTTTGCCCGACAGAGATCGCCGAATTCGCGCGCCTCTCCAGCGAGTTCGCCGACCGCGATGCCATCGTGCTCGGCGGATCGAGCGACAACGAGTTCTGCAAGCTCGCATGGCGCCGCGACCATAAGGACTTGCATAACCTCAACCTTTGGCAGTTCGCCGACACGACCGGCTCGCTGATCGACGGCCTTGGCGTGCGCTCGGATGCCGGCGTCGCGTATCGGTACACGTTTGTCGTCGATCCCGAGAACGTCATCCAGCACGTTTACGCCAACAACCTGAATGTCGGCCGCAATCCGTCCGATACGCTGCGCGTTCTCGATGCGCTTCAGACCGACGAGCTTTGCCCGTGCAATCGCGCCGTTGGCGGGGACACGCTCAAGGCCGCGTAA
- a CDS encoding carboxymuconolactone decarboxylase family protein, which produces MSIDAIKDRLGNFAKDVKLNLSSTLNDQTLSEQTKYGLLLASAISTRNAHVAAAFEAEAAKHLSPAAFEAAKAAASIMAMNNVYYRFVHLASNKEYGTKPARLRMNVIANPGVDKNDFELWSLAVSAINGCGMCIDAHEKVLREGGVTSETIQTAVRFAAIVQSVAVALEASTPAQA; this is translated from the coding sequence ATGTCGATCGATGCCATCAAAGACCGCCTCGGCAACTTCGCCAAGGACGTGAAGCTCAATCTCTCATCCACGCTCAACGACCAGACGCTTTCGGAGCAGACGAAATACGGGCTTCTGCTCGCCTCCGCGATCTCCACGCGCAACGCGCACGTTGCCGCCGCGTTCGAGGCAGAGGCCGCGAAGCACCTGTCGCCCGCCGCCTTTGAAGCCGCCAAGGCCGCTGCGTCCATCATGGCGATGAACAACGTCTATTATCGCTTCGTGCATCTCGCATCGAACAAGGAATACGGCACGAAGCCCGCGCGGCTTCGCATGAACGTCATCGCCAATCCGGGCGTGGACAAGAACGACTTCGAGTTGTGGTCGCTCGCTGTGTCGGCGATCAACGGCTGCGGCATGTGCATCGACGCGCATGAGAAGGTCCTGCGCGAGGGCGGCGTGACGTCGGAGACGATCCAGACGGCGGTGCGTTTCGCGGCAATCGTGCAGTCCGTGGCCGTGGCGCTCGAAGCGAGCACGCCGGCCCAAGCCTGA
- a CDS encoding heme ABC transporter permease, with amino-acid sequence MADLTNTETIRPGWFSTLANPTTFMRLSGKVLPWLTVATLLLFAVGLTGAFLAPPDYQQGETVRIMFIHVPSAWLAMMCYTIIAISSAGYLIWRHPLADVSAKAAAPIGATFTLLALVTGSLWGKPMWGAYWVWDARLTSVLILFFLYLGLIALRQAVDEPGRAGRAAAILALIGAVNIPIIKYSVNWWNTLHQPASVIRADGPTIHSSLLWPLLVMAIAFTLLFVVLHFKAMRAEILRRRCDALIARHVRGDAARAGTEEAANA; translated from the coding sequence ATGGCAGACCTGACGAACACCGAAACGATACGGCCGGGGTGGTTTTCCACGCTCGCCAATCCGACAACCTTCATGCGGCTGTCGGGAAAGGTGCTGCCATGGCTTACGGTCGCGACGCTTCTGCTGTTCGCCGTCGGCCTCACGGGCGCATTCCTCGCTCCGCCGGACTACCAGCAGGGCGAGACGGTTCGCATCATGTTCATCCATGTGCCGTCCGCGTGGCTGGCCATGATGTGCTACACGATCATCGCCATCTCGTCGGCGGGCTACCTCATCTGGCGGCACCCGCTGGCTGACGTGTCGGCGAAGGCGGCGGCACCCATCGGCGCGACGTTCACGCTGCTCGCGCTCGTCACCGGCTCCCTCTGGGGCAAGCCCATGTGGGGCGCCTACTGGGTGTGGGACGCGCGGCTCACGAGCGTGCTGATCCTGTTCTTCCTCTATCTCGGCCTCATCGCGCTTCGGCAGGCGGTCGACGAGCCGGGCCGGGCAGGGCGCGCCGCCGCTATTCTTGCGCTGATCGGCGCTGTCAACATCCCGATCATCAAATATTCGGTCAACTGGTGGAATACGCTGCACCAGCCCGCGAGCGTGATCCGCGCCGATGGCCCGACGATCCACTCGTCGCTGCTATGGCCGCTGCTCGTGATGGCGATTGCGTTCACACTCCTTTTCGTGGTGCTGCATTTCAAGGCGATGCGCGCCGAAATTCTGCGGAGGCGCTGCGATGCGCTGATCGCGCGGCATGTGCGCGGCGATGCGGCGCGCGCTGGCACGGAGGAAGCGGCCAATGCTTGA
- a CDS encoding acyl-CoA carboxylase subunit beta, whose product MKEIIAELERRRAVARLGGGTRRIEAQHKRGKLTARERIELLLDDGSFEEYDMFMEHRCTDFGMDSSKIPGDGVVTGWGTINGRVTYVFAKDFTVFGGSLSEAHAQKIMKVQDMALKNRAPIIGLFDAGGARIQEGVAALGGYGEVFLRNVQASGVIPQISVIMGPCAGGDVYSPAMTDFIFMVRDTSYLFVTGPDVVKTVTNEEVTAEELGGASVHTTRSSIADRAFDNDVECLLQMRRLMDFLPQNNKGTVPHLPTHDDIRRQEPSLATLVPPDATKPYDMKELITKVADEGDFFEIQETFARNIITGFARLGGYPIGIVANQPIMLAGVLDSDASRKAARFVRFCDCFNIPLITFVDVPGFLPGTAQEYGGLIKHGAKLLFAYAEATVPKITVITRKAYGGAYDVMSSKHIGGDVNYAWPTAEIAVMGSKGAAEILYRAELGDKDKIAARVAEYKERFENPFIAAERGYIDDVIMPFNTRYRLARALNMLRHKQQELPWKKHDNIPL is encoded by the coding sequence ATGAAAGAAATCATCGCCGAACTCGAACGCCGCCGCGCCGTCGCACGCCTGGGCGGTGGCACAAGACGCATCGAAGCCCAGCACAAGCGCGGCAAACTGACCGCCCGCGAGCGGATCGAGTTGCTCCTCGACGATGGCTCCTTCGAAGAATACGACATGTTCATGGAGCACCGCTGCACCGATTTCGGCATGGACTCCTCGAAAATCCCCGGCGACGGCGTCGTCACCGGCTGGGGCACGATCAACGGCCGCGTCACTTATGTGTTCGCGAAGGACTTCACGGTGTTCGGCGGATCGCTTTCCGAAGCGCACGCGCAGAAGATCATGAAAGTTCAGGACATGGCGCTCAAGAACCGCGCGCCGATCATCGGCCTGTTCGACGCGGGCGGCGCGCGCATTCAAGAAGGCGTCGCGGCGCTTGGCGGCTACGGCGAGGTGTTCCTTCGGAACGTGCAGGCCTCGGGCGTGATCCCGCAGATTTCCGTTATCATGGGCCCCTGCGCGGGCGGCGACGTCTATTCCCCCGCGATGACCGACTTCATCTTCATGGTCCGCGACACGTCCTATCTCTTTGTGACCGGCCCGGACGTGGTGAAAACCGTCACGAACGAGGAAGTGACGGCCGAGGAACTCGGCGGCGCGAGCGTCCACACGACGCGGTCCTCCATCGCCGACCGAGCCTTCGACAACGACGTGGAATGCCTGCTCCAGATGCGGCGGCTGATGGACTTCCTGCCGCAGAACAACAAGGGCACCGTGCCGCACCTGCCGACGCATGACGATATCCGCCGTCAGGAGCCCTCGCTCGCAACGCTCGTCCCGCCGGACGCTACGAAGCCATACGACATGAAGGAGCTCATCACGAAGGTCGCCGACGAGGGCGACTTCTTCGAGATCCAGGAAACCTTCGCGCGGAACATCATCACCGGCTTCGCGCGCCTCGGCGGCTATCCCATCGGCATCGTGGCGAATCAGCCGATCATGCTCGCGGGCGTGCTCGACAGCGACGCGAGCCGCAAGGCCGCACGCTTCGTGCGCTTCTGCGACTGCTTCAACATCCCGCTCATCACGTTCGTCGACGTGCCGGGCTTCCTGCCGGGCACCGCGCAGGAATATGGCGGCCTCATCAAGCACGGCGCGAAGCTGCTCTTCGCCTATGCCGAGGCTACCGTTCCGAAGATTACCGTCATCACCCGCAAGGCCTATGGCGGCGCTTACGACGTCATGAGCTCGAAGCATATCGGCGGCGACGTGAACTACGCATGGCCGACCGCCGAAATCGCGGTGATGGGCTCGAAGGGCGCGGCGGAAATCCTCTATCGCGCAGAGCTTGGCGACAAGGACAAGATCGCCGCCCGCGTCGCCGAGTACAAGGAGCGCTTCGAGAACCCGTTCATCGCGGCGGAGCGCGGCTATATCGACGACGTGATCATGCCGTTCAACACGCGCTATCGTCTGGCGCGCGCGCTCAACATGCTACGCCACAAGCAACAGGAACTGCCGTGGAAGAAGCACGACAATATTCCGCTGTGA
- a CDS encoding GlsB/YeaQ/YmgE family stress response membrane protein, whose product MADANSILYIVLIGLAAGVLASLVVPTGLDLLGAIVVGIIGAAIGFYLFPALGAHVTTNPTVASIITATVGAILLLVLLRFVRR is encoded by the coding sequence ATGGCCGACGCAAATTCAATTCTTTATATCGTTCTGATCGGTCTCGCAGCGGGCGTGCTTGCAAGCCTCGTCGTGCCGACCGGCCTCGACCTTCTCGGCGCAATCGTAGTCGGCATTATCGGCGCGGCGATCGGCTTCTATCTTTTCCCGGCGCTGGGCGCGCACGTGACTACCAATCCCACCGTTGCCTCGATCATAACCGCGACGGTTGGCGCAATTTTGCTGCTCGTACTTCTCCGCTTTGTCCGCCGATGA
- the acnA gene encoding aconitate hydratase AcnA yields the protein MASLTPRSLDSFRSRKTLTVDGKPYEIFSLADAEANGLSGVSKLPFSLKVLLENLLRFEDGQTVTADDIRAVAAWLTERRSTREIAFRPARVLMQDFTGVPAVVDLAAMRDAMAKLGGDTAKINPLVPVDLVIDHSVMVDSFGNARAFEINVDLEYERNRERYEFLRWGALAFDNFRVVPPGTGICHQVNLENLGQTVWTKGADGIEQAFPDTLVGTDSHTTMINALSVLGWGVGGIEAEAAMLGQPISMLIPEVIGFRFTGKLNEGVTATDLVLTVTQILRKKGVVGKFVEYFGHGLDTLSVEDRATMANMAPEYGATCGFFPTDKDTLAYLRATGRDPHSVALVEAYAKAQGLWRETATPDPVFTDVLELDLAKVEPSLAGPRRPQDRVALAQAAAGFFDTLAEMRAPKPGSEAAEMVAEGGPNGELIDRAITVEGANYSIADGHVVIAAITSCTNTSNPSVLIAAGLVARKARERGLKPKPWVKTSLAPGSQVVTDYLTISGLQADLDALGFGLVGYGCTTCIGNSGPLPEPISKAIAEKDLIAAAVLSGNRNFEGRVNPDVRANYLASPPLVVAYALAGSMKIDLTTDPLGTDSDGKPVHLADIWPNSVEIAEIVRTAITPELFKTRYAHVFRGDERWQAVGGSQTGKTYDWDDASTYVRNLPYFEHLTGDAPAPITDIENARVLGLFLDSITTDHISPAGSIARTSPAGRYLIEHGVEPRDFNSYGSRRGNHEVMMRGTFANIRIKNQMVPGVEGGVTLHQPDGERTAIYDAAMTYKADGVPLVVFAGREYGTGSSRDWAAKGTRLLGVRAVIAQSFERIHRSNLVGMGVLPLVFEDGMSWQALGLTGSETVTIRGLGELAPQKRMTAEIAFADGALKNVPLLCRIDTVDELAYFRAGGILPYVLRKLAAA from the coding sequence GTGGCTTCCTTAACTCCGCGCTCGCTCGACAGCTTCCGCAGCCGGAAAACGCTCACCGTCGACGGCAAGCCCTATGAAATTTTCTCGCTCGCCGATGCGGAGGCGAACGGCCTTTCCGGCGTCTCGAAGCTTCCGTTCTCGCTGAAGGTGCTGCTCGAAAACCTGCTTCGCTTCGAGGACGGGCAGACCGTCACCGCCGACGACATCCGCGCCGTCGCCGCGTGGCTCACCGAGCGCCGCTCGACGCGCGAAATCGCGTTTCGCCCGGCGCGCGTGCTGATGCAGGACTTCACCGGTGTGCCCGCCGTCGTAGACCTCGCGGCGATGCGCGACGCGATGGCGAAACTCGGCGGCGATACCGCGAAGATCAATCCGCTCGTGCCCGTCGACCTCGTCATCGACCATTCGGTGATGGTGGACAGCTTCGGCAATGCCCGCGCCTTCGAGATCAATGTCGACCTTGAATATGAGCGCAACCGCGAGCGCTACGAGTTCCTGCGCTGGGGCGCGCTGGCCTTCGACAATTTCCGCGTGGTGCCGCCTGGAACCGGCATCTGCCATCAGGTGAACCTCGAAAATCTCGGCCAGACCGTGTGGACGAAGGGCGCGGACGGCATCGAACAAGCCTTCCCCGACACGCTGGTCGGCACCGACAGCCACACGACCATGATTAACGCGCTCTCGGTGCTCGGCTGGGGCGTCGGCGGCATCGAGGCGGAAGCGGCCATGCTCGGCCAGCCGATTTCGATGCTGATCCCCGAGGTGATCGGCTTCCGCTTCACGGGCAAGCTCAACGAGGGCGTGACCGCTACCGATCTCGTGCTGACCGTGACGCAAATCCTTCGCAAAAAGGGCGTCGTCGGCAAGTTCGTGGAATATTTCGGCCACGGCCTCGATACGCTCTCGGTCGAGGATCGCGCGACGATGGCGAACATGGCGCCCGAATATGGCGCGACCTGCGGCTTCTTTCCGACCGACAAGGACACGCTCGCCTATCTCCGCGCGACGGGCCGCGACCCGCACAGCGTGGCGCTCGTCGAGGCTTATGCCAAAGCGCAAGGCCTGTGGCGCGAGACGGCGACGCCCGATCCCGTTTTCACCGATGTGCTGGAACTCGATCTGGCAAAGGTCGAGCCGAGCCTCGCCGGGCCACGCCGCCCGCAGGATCGCGTTGCGCTCGCACAGGCGGCGGCGGGCTTCTTCGACACCTTGGCCGAGATGCGCGCGCCGAAGCCCGGAAGCGAAGCGGCGGAGATGGTCGCTGAAGGCGGACCCAACGGCGAGCTGATCGACCGCGCTATTACGGTTGAAGGCGCGAATTACAGCATCGCGGACGGGCACGTCGTCATCGCGGCCATCACATCCTGCACCAACACCTCGAACCCGAGCGTGCTGATCGCGGCGGGGCTTGTCGCCCGCAAGGCGCGCGAGAGGGGCCTCAAGCCGAAGCCGTGGGTGAAGACATCGCTCGCGCCGGGAAGCCAGGTGGTGACGGACTATCTCACGATTTCCGGCCTGCAAGCCGACCTCGACGCCCTGGGCTTCGGCCTCGTCGGCTATGGCTGTACCACCTGCATCGGCAATTCCGGGCCGCTGCCGGAACCAATCTCCAAGGCCATCGCCGAGAAGGATCTCATCGCCGCCGCCGTGCTGTCGGGCAATCGCAATTTCGAGGGCCGCGTGAACCCTGATGTGCGCGCGAACTACCTCGCGTCACCGCCGCTCGTCGTCGCCTATGCCCTGGCTGGCTCGATGAAGATCGACCTCACCACCGATCCGCTAGGCACGGACAGCGACGGCAAGCCGGTCCATCTCGCGGACATCTGGCCAAACTCGGTCGAGATCGCGGAGATCGTGCGCACGGCCATCACGCCCGAGCTGTTCAAGACGCGCTACGCCCATGTTTTCCGAGGCGACGAACGCTGGCAGGCGGTCGGCGGCAGCCAGACCGGCAAGACCTACGATTGGGACGACGCTTCGACCTACGTCCGCAACCTGCCCTATTTCGAGCATCTGACCGGCGACGCGCCCGCCCCTATCACGGATATAGAGAACGCGCGCGTGCTCGGCCTCTTCCTCGACTCGATCACCACCGACCATATCAGCCCGGCGGGGTCCATCGCTCGCACGAGCCCGGCCGGCCGCTACCTCATCGAGCACGGCGTCGAGCCCCGCGACTTCAACTCCTACGGCTCCCGGCGCGGCAATCACGAGGTGATGATGCGCGGCACCTTCGCCAACATCCGCATCAAGAACCAGATGGTGCCGGGCGTCGAAGGCGGCGTGACGCTGCACCAGCCGGACGGCGAGCGCACAGCGATCTACGACGCGGCGATGACGTACAAAGCGGACGGCGTGCCGCTCGTGGTCTTCGCGGGGCGTGAATACGGCACAGGCTCAAGCCGCGACTGGGCGGCGAAGGGCACGCGGCTGCTCGGCGTGCGCGCGGTCATCGCGCAGAGCTTCGAGCGTATTCACCGCTCGAACCTCGTCGGCATGGGCGTGCTGCCGCTCGTGTTCGAGGATGGCATGTCGTGGCAGGCGCTGGGGCTGACCGGCTCGGAGACGGTGACGATCCGCGGCCTTGGCGAGCTTGCGCCGCAAAAGCGCATGACGGCGGAAATCGCCTTCGCGGATGGTGCGTTGAAGAACGTGCCGCTCTTGTGCCGGATCGATACGGTTGACGAACTCGCCTATTTCCGCGCGGGCGGCATCCTGCCCTATGTGCTGCGGAAGCTTGCGGCGGCCTGA
- the ccmB gene encoding heme exporter protein CcmB gives MNAFLALLTRDLTLALRQGSAIGTALGFYLIAVSIIPLGLGPDLALLSRIAPGILWISFLLSAVLSVDALFQEDRDDGSLDALAIGPLPAELIATSKSLAHWLTTCVPLIVVTPLAGLLLNMELDAVPKLLATLAVGTLGISFVAGAGAALTLGLRRGALLLPLLILPLFAPFLIFGVGALSGAAGAFSQSILLLAALSLFSVAAMPFAAALALRLSLE, from the coding sequence ATGAATGCCTTCCTCGCGCTCCTCACCCGCGACCTGACGCTCGCGCTGCGACAAGGCTCGGCCATCGGGACCGCGCTCGGCTTCTATCTCATCGCGGTGTCGATCATTCCGCTCGGACTCGGCCCGGACCTCGCGCTTCTGTCGCGCATCGCGCCGGGTATCCTCTGGATTTCGTTCCTGCTTTCGGCCGTGCTTTCGGTGGATGCGCTGTTCCAGGAGGACCGCGACGACGGCTCGCTCGACGCGCTCGCCATCGGCCCGCTGCCGGCCGAACTCATCGCCACGTCGAAAAGCCTCGCGCATTGGCTGACCACCTGCGTGCCGCTGATCGTGGTGACGCCGCTCGCCGGGCTGCTCCTCAACATGGAACTCGACGCGGTGCCGAAGCTGCTCGCCACGCTGGCGGTCGGCACGCTCGGCATCAGTTTCGTCGCGGGAGCGGGCGCGGCGCTGACGCTGGGGCTTCGGCGCGGCGCGTTGCTGCTGCCGCTCTTGATCCTGCCGCTTTTCGCTCCTTTCCTCATCTTCGGCGTCGGTGCCTTGTCCGGCGCGGCCGGGGCATTTTCGCAGAGCATCCTCCTGCTTGCGGCGCTTTCGCTGTTTTCGGTTGCGGCGATGCCATTTGCCGCTGCCCTTGCCCTTCGCCTGAGTTTGGAGTGA
- the ccmD gene encoding heme exporter protein CcmD: MLDLGPHAAFIWISYGAAAFCIVALALWAWGDERGQAKRLADLERRGLKRRSGQGQGNS, from the coding sequence ATGCTTGATCTCGGACCTCACGCGGCCTTCATCTGGATATCCTACGGCGCGGCGGCGTTTTGCATCGTTGCTCTTGCATTGTGGGCATGGGGCGATGAGCGCGGTCAGGCGAAGCGCCTCGCCGATCTCGAACGGCGCGGGCTCAAGCGGCGCTCCGGCCAGGGACAGGGAAATTCATGA
- the ccmA gene encoding heme ABC exporter ATP-binding protein CcmA, translating to MSITPLTRSGSASARAMPVLSLAVVGLACQRGGRIVVPALSFKVEAGCALILRGPNGAGKTTLLRTIAGYLPAESGRVAVSDDKGEGTGEGQFHYIGHTNGIKPRLTVVENVSFWQSFYSGAQDAEAAENALEAFDLLDLAEYRAGHLSQGQARRLGLARLLAAKRAVWLLDEPSVSLDTASTRRLETAIRDHLAQGGIALVSTHLDLALGDAATVLELKPGRAFAA from the coding sequence GTGAGTATTACCCCGCTCACCCGTTCTGGTTCCGCTTCTGCTCGCGCGATGCCGGTTTTGAGCCTCGCGGTGGTGGGGCTTGCCTGTCAGCGCGGCGGGCGCATTGTGGTGCCCGCGCTTTCGTTCAAGGTCGAGGCCGGGTGCGCGCTGATCCTCCGCGGGCCGAACGGGGCGGGCAAGACGACGCTCCTTCGCACCATCGCGGGCTATCTGCCGGCGGAGTCCGGCCGCGTCGCGGTGTCGGACGACAAGGGGGAGGGCACAGGCGAAGGGCAATTCCACTACATAGGCCATACGAACGGCATCAAGCCGCGCCTCACCGTCGTTGAGAATGTGAGCTTCTGGCAAAGTTTCTATTCCGGCGCGCAAGACGCGGAGGCGGCCGAGAACGCGCTCGAAGCGTTCGACCTCCTCGACCTCGCGGAGTATCGCGCGGGCCATCTCAGCCAAGGGCAGGCGCGTCGCCTCGGCCTCGCGCGGCTGCTGGCGGCGAAGCGCGCGGTCTGGCTCCTTGACGAGCCGTCCGTCTCGCTCGATACGGCCTCCACGCGGCGGCTCGAAACGGCCATCCGGGACCATCTCGCGCAAGGCGGCATCGCGCTCGTCTCGACGCATCTCGACCTTGCGCTCGGCGACGCCGCGACCGTTCTCGAACTCAAGCCTGGGCGGGCGTTTGCAGCATGA
- a CDS encoding DUF2613 domain-containing protein: MKLLQSLLLFTFTMIASLIAFTYTAIHFPTTMRELLSGAQHVRDQMQSLYLPDNFMVWVDIFLQPNQIVLVGISIAMRLVIGIIGSFVSRNRTPTPTARSGPAPSASANSPFSRWG, encoded by the coding sequence ATGAAGCTGCTGCAGTCGCTTTTGCTTTTTACGTTCACGATGATCGCGTCGCTGATCGCGTTTACCTATACAGCGATCCACTTCCCGACGACGATGCGCGAACTTCTTTCCGGCGCGCAGCACGTCCGCGACCAGATGCAATCTCTTTATCTGCCCGATAACTTCATGGTGTGGGTCGATATCTTTTTGCAGCCCAACCAGATCGTGCTCGTGGGCATCTCGATTGCCATGAGGTTGGTGATCGGGATCATTGGAAGCTTCGTGTCGCGCAACCGCACGCCCACGCCAACGGCGCGGAGCGGCCCAGCGCCGAGCGCCTCGGCCAATTCACCGTTCAGCCGGTGGGGCTGA
- a CDS encoding DsbE family thiol:disulfide interchange protein, producing the protein MTDTPEKQTKPRRLVLPVVIVVAVLSLLYYQLRTGDPQSLPSVLIGKPVPDFQLAALPGAPSPTGLPVPGFSSDELKKGRVSLINVWASWCAPCQVEHPLITDLARQGIPVYGINYKGDTPEGAKRFLSRLGNPYKAVGVDDTGRVAIDFGVYGVPETFVIDGAGRIAYRHAGQLTEEVIAQKIKPAMEKAAKAPPQS; encoded by the coding sequence ATGACCGATACACCCGAAAAACAGACCAAGCCGCGCCGTCTGGTGCTGCCCGTCGTCATCGTCGTAGCGGTGTTGTCGCTGCTTTATTACCAGCTTCGCACCGGAGACCCGCAGAGCCTGCCGTCCGTGCTGATCGGCAAGCCGGTCCCCGACTTCCAGCTTGCCGCGCTTCCCGGCGCGCCGAGCCCCACGGGTTTGCCCGTGCCCGGCTTCTCGTCCGACGAGTTGAAGAAGGGCCGCGTTTCGCTCATCAATGTGTGGGCGTCGTGGTGCGCGCCATGTCAGGTCGAGCACCCGCTTATCACGGACCTCGCGAGACAGGGCATTCCGGTCTACGGCATCAACTACAAGGGCGATACGCCTGAGGGCGCGAAGCGGTTTCTGTCCCGCCTTGGCAACCCGTATAAAGCCGTCGGCGTGGACGACACCGGCCGCGTGGCCATCGATTTCGGCGTGTACGGCGTGCCCGAGACGTTCGTGATCGACGGCGCGGGCCGCATCGCATACCGCCACGCCGGGCAGCTCACCGAGGAAGTCATCGCGCAGAAGATCAAGCCCGCGATGGAGAAGGCCGCCAAGGCTCCGCCGCAGTCTTGA
- a CDS encoding outer membrane protein, translating to MNTVFRSTRFACGVAFCGLMVAGNSALAADLYGRGGGLKDGPFYEAPALWQGFYLGGHVGAAWSKADVDDTFIYVGDPTYKGDLNTTSLTGGGQLGYNFQRGNFVFGVEGDIGYLKVDASKDVAFRPTSCVGTYTSAPYTVNYDPKMCAVDTKYSASGDLYGDITGRLGYAFDRTLFYAKGGVAFLNGEFDAKYLGQNCASLGSDSHCLGNALSKFDYSHSETLVGWTIGVGVEYKLTPSWSLKAEYQHFNFGSISYSYNDSYKIPANNVDYSGGHYHSTLDGKTKVDFTADAVTVGLNYHVGGGEYVGLK from the coding sequence ATGAATACTGTTTTCAGGTCTACACGCTTCGCGTGTGGCGTTGCTTTCTGTGGATTAATGGTCGCTGGAAATTCAGCGCTTGCAGCCGATCTTTACGGCCGTGGCGGCGGGCTAAAGGATGGACCTTTTTACGAAGCGCCCGCTCTTTGGCAGGGCTTTTATCTCGGCGGCCATGTCGGCGCAGCGTGGAGCAAGGCCGACGTCGACGACACCTTCATTTACGTGGGCGATCCGACGTACAAAGGCGACCTGAACACCACCAGCCTCACGGGCGGTGGACAGCTCGGCTATAACTTCCAGCGCGGAAACTTCGTCTTCGGCGTTGAGGGCGACATCGGCTACCTCAAGGTGGACGCGAGCAAAGACGTGGCTTTCCGTCCAACGAGTTGTGTCGGCACCTATACGTCCGCGCCCTACACGGTCAACTATGACCCGAAAATGTGTGCGGTGGACACTAAATACTCTGCTTCCGGCGACTTGTACGGGGACATCACCGGGCGTCTCGGCTACGCATTTGATCGCACGCTTTTCTATGCAAAGGGCGGCGTCGCGTTTCTGAACGGAGAGTTTGATGCCAAATATCTTGGCCAGAACTGCGCATCGTTAGGCAGTGATAGCCACTGCCTAGGAAACGCTTTATCCAAATTCGACTATAGTCACAGTGAGACGCTTGTCGGCTGGACGATCGGAGTAGGCGTCGAATATAAGTTGACACCATCGTGGTCGCTCAAAGCAGAATATCAGCATTTCAATTTCGGTAGTATATCTTACAGCTATAACGATTCCTATAAGATCCCTGCAAACAACGTTGACTACAGTGGTGGGCACTATCACTCCACCCTCGACGGTAAGACGAAGGTCGACTTCACAGCCGATGCTGTCACGGTCGGCCTGAATTACCATGTCGGCGGCGGCGAATATGTCGGCCTGAAATAG